A single genomic interval of Juglans regia cultivar Chandler chromosome 1, Walnut 2.0, whole genome shotgun sequence harbors:
- the LOC108985968 gene encoding pentatricopeptide repeat-containing protein At2g36730: MVRLSIPTAIPVFPRNFPNCDSNFFSKKHQCLVLLKLCSSTKHLSQVHAQMQVTGLHRDSFLASELVRICALSPTGSLSYARSLLYHSDDSSPLPWNILIRGYASSDSPGEAIRVFHGMRRRGIRPNKLTFPFLLKACALVSALKVGRQVHADVVKCGLNSDVYVQNTLINAYGSCKRIFYARRVFDEMHVRTVVSWNSVITAYVENSRLDDGIQYFARMRDSGFEPDETIVVVMLSACAELGNLSLGRWFHSLAIVRGMVLNCHLGTSLVDMYAKSGDVEHARLVFDRMDKRNVWTWSAMILGLAQHGFAMDALDLFLKMKKKSSIPPNYVTFLGVLCACSHAKLVDDGYRYFHEMEHVHGIKPRMIHYGAMVDILGRAGHIEEAYSFIMNMPIVPDPIIWRTLLGACSIHDVNDNGRVGDKVRKKLLELEPRRGGNFVMVANMYSEVGMWEKAANVRRIMKAGGLKKMAGESCVSLGGSIHRFFSGYDSRPDCEGLYQLLDAMSLHMKMVYL, from the coding sequence ATGGTTCGGCTTTCAATCCCAACCGCCATTCCCGTCTTCCCGCGCAATTTTCCTAACTGTGATTCGAATTTCTTCTCCAAAAAGCATCAATGCCTCGTTCTCCTCAAGCTCTGCTCCTCCACAAAGCACCTCTCTCAAGTCCACGCTCAAATGCAAGTGACTGGCCTCCATAGAGACTCCTTTCTCGCAAGCGAACTTGTCCGAATCTGTGCTTTATCTCCCACAGGGAGCTTGAGCTATGCGCGGTCGCTTCTCTATCACTCGGACGACTCGTCGCCTTTGCCGTGGAACATTCTCATCAGGGGATACGCTTCGAGCGATTCTCCGGGAGAAGCAATACGGGTATTCCATGGAATGCGAAGGCGAGGAATTAGGCCCAATAAACTTACCTTTCCGTTCCTTCTCAAGGCGTGCGCCCTTGTATCGGCTCTTAAAGTGGGAAGACAGGTGCATGCGGATGTTGTGAAGTGCGGTTTGAACTCTGATGTGTATGTTCAGAACACTTTGATAAATGCGTATGGGTCTTGTAAGAGAATATTCTATGCGCGTCGAGTGTTCGACGAAATGCACGTGAGGACTGTTGTTTCTTGGAATTCGGTAATAACTGCTTATGTTGAGAACTCACGATTGGATGATGGGATCCAGTATTTTGCAAGGATGAGAGATAGTGGGTTCGAGCCCGATGAGACCATAGTGGTGGTAATGCTTTCTGCATGTGCTGAACTTGGAAACCTGAGCTTAGGGCGATGGTTTCATTCCCTGGCGATTGTCAGAGGGATGGTTTTGAATTGCCATCTGGGTACTTCCCTTGTTGACATGTATGCAAAGTCTGGAGATGTAGAGCATGCGAGGTTGGTGTTTGATAGGATGGACAAGAGAAATGTTTGGACGTGGAGTGCAATGATTCTAGGGCTAGCCCAACATGGATTTGCCATGGACGCCCTTGATTTATTcctgaaaatgaagaagaaatcatCGATACCTCCAAATTACGTAACCTTTCTTGGGGTCCTCTGCGCTTGTAGCCACGCAAAACTAGTGGATGATGGGTACCGGTACTTTCACGAGATGGAGCATGTGCATGGGATTAAACCCCGTATGATACACTATGGTGCTATGGTGGATATCCTTGGCCGTGCAGGCCATATCGAGGAGGCTTATTCTTTTATAATGAACATGCCTATTGTGCCTGACCCTATTATATGGAGGACGTTGCTTGGTGCGTGCAGTATCCATGATGTTAATGACAACGGTAGGGTGGGGGATAAGGTAAGAAAGAAATTGCTTGAATTGGAGCCAAGGAGGGGTGGGAATTTTGTGATGGTTGCAAATATGTATTCTGAAGTTGGGATGTGGGAGAAAGCGGCAAATGTGAGGAGGATTATGAAAGCTGGAGGTTTGAAGAAAATGGCCGGGGAGAGTTGTGTGAGTTTAGGTGGGTCAATCCACAGGTTCTTTTCTGGCTATGATTCTCGACCTGATTGTGAGGGTCTTTACCAGTTACTTGATGCAATGAGCTTGCACATGAAGATGGTTTACTTGTAG